A part of Nitrospira sp. genomic DNA contains:
- a CDS encoding type II toxin-antitoxin system RelE/ParE family toxin, which yields MKSVSFSPEAVMELAEAASWYETRQPGLAIRFLEEIDQTGHAIQSRPLSFPRLADTAKDLQIRRALLPRFPYALVFLELPTEIRVLAVAHAKRHPDYWLNRLQTI from the coding sequence GTGAAATCAGTCAGCTTCTCACCTGAGGCTGTGATGGAGTTGGCTGAGGCTGCCTCGTGGTACGAAACCCGCCAACCTGGACTCGCCATAAGATTTCTTGAAGAAATCGATCAAACAGGACACGCGATACAATCTCGTCCCCTCTCGTTTCCCCGGCTGGCCGATACGGCTAAGGATCTCCAGATCCGGCGAGCCTTACTTCCTCGATTTCCCTATGCACTTGTGTTTCTTGAACTTCCGACCGAAATCCGGGTTCTCGCAGTCGCCCACGCCAAACGCCACCCCGACTACTGGCTTAACCGCCTGCAAACCATCTGA
- a CDS encoding response regulator transcription factor, translated as MRVLVIEDETKVGCFIKRALEEESYAVDLFEDGAKGLEMALATNYDLLVVDVMLPSMSGLDVLKNIRRERVHTPVLILSAQSQIDQRVKGLDAGADDYLTKPFAIDELLARVRALLRRGASESPGILQVDDLMLNPATRDVTRGGQRIDLTLKEYALLEYLMRHTGRVLTRPMISEHVWNQDFDTFTNVIDVYVNYLRNKIDRGRTKKLIHTIRGSGYMLKAD; from the coding sequence ATGCGCGTGCTTGTCATAGAAGATGAAACCAAAGTCGGTTGTTTTATTAAGCGGGCTCTCGAAGAAGAGAGCTATGCCGTCGACCTCTTTGAGGACGGTGCCAAGGGATTGGAAATGGCCCTGGCGACCAACTATGACCTCTTGGTCGTCGACGTGATGCTGCCCTCCATGTCTGGTCTGGATGTGCTGAAGAATATTCGTCGCGAACGGGTCCACACACCGGTGCTGATTCTCTCGGCGCAATCCCAGATCGACCAGCGGGTCAAAGGATTGGATGCTGGCGCCGATGATTATCTGACCAAACCGTTCGCGATCGATGAACTCTTGGCGCGTGTTCGAGCCCTGTTGCGTCGTGGAGCATCTGAAAGCCCTGGAATTCTACAGGTGGATGATCTGATGCTCAATCCGGCAACCCGTGATGTCACCCGGGGTGGGCAACGCATCGATTTGACGCTGAAAGAGTATGCCTTACTTGAATATCTGATGCGTCACACCGGCCGCGTCCTCACTCGGCCCATGATCTCCGAACATGTGTGGAATCAAGACTTCGACACCTTTACGAACGTCATCGATGTCTATGTGAACTACCTTCGGAACAAAATCGATCGAGGCCGAACCAAGAAACTGATCCATACCATTCGCGGTAGCGGGTATATGCTGAAGGCCGACTAG
- the rimO gene encoding 30S ribosomal protein S12 methylthiotransferase RimO → MSQPLIIPQRARSAKPAKIKGTTTTIGFVNLGCSKNQVDSEIMLGSLVTEGFQLTSDPKQADVVIVNTCGFIEEAKEESINTILEHGQLKKAGTCRVLIAAGCLAQRYQGDLLKELPELDAVVGTGEFGKIAEICRDLLAPKKRHRRLWISQPPYLYDELAPRVRLGKQHSAYVKIAEGCNRNCTFCAIPLMRGKQRSRPVESIVAEARQLATEGVKEINLISQDTINYGVDLGLRHGLVQLLRELVKVETLRWIRPFYLYPQQVTDDLLDLYAGEEKITKYIDMPLQHINDRMLKRMHRLGNRAAIESLVDRIRTRIPTVAFRTAFIVGFPGETDAAYTELRDYVERAEFDRVAVFLYSDEEGTGAVGLDEKVERDVMDERRNEILSIQESISAAKGRATVGSIIEVLVDGRSEETEHVLEGRHEGLAPEIDGVVYIDEGPSDTTPQGPARHNVSSPTPGEFCKVEITDAAAFDLVGRIVTAPV, encoded by the coding sequence ATGTCTCAGCCCCTCATCATCCCTCAACGCGCCAGATCAGCCAAACCCGCCAAGATAAAAGGAACCACAACCACTATTGGTTTCGTCAATCTTGGCTGTTCCAAAAATCAGGTCGATTCGGAAATCATGCTCGGGAGTCTCGTAACCGAGGGGTTTCAGCTGACCAGCGACCCGAAACAAGCTGACGTGGTCATCGTCAATACCTGCGGCTTCATCGAAGAAGCCAAAGAGGAATCGATCAACACCATCCTCGAACATGGGCAGCTGAAAAAAGCTGGAACCTGCCGTGTCTTGATTGCAGCCGGGTGTCTCGCACAGCGGTATCAAGGAGACTTGCTGAAAGAGTTACCGGAGTTGGATGCGGTGGTCGGCACCGGAGAATTCGGCAAGATTGCGGAGATCTGCCGAGACTTGTTGGCTCCTAAAAAACGACATCGACGTCTCTGGATCAGTCAACCTCCCTATCTCTACGATGAACTCGCACCTCGCGTGAGGCTCGGCAAGCAGCATAGCGCCTATGTGAAAATCGCCGAAGGCTGTAACCGGAATTGCACCTTTTGCGCGATTCCGTTGATGCGCGGGAAGCAGCGCAGCAGGCCGGTGGAATCCATTGTCGCTGAAGCGCGCCAGCTCGCCACTGAGGGTGTCAAAGAGATCAACCTGATCTCGCAAGATACGATCAACTACGGAGTCGATCTTGGTCTTCGCCACGGCCTCGTCCAGCTACTTCGTGAGTTGGTGAAGGTTGAGACACTCCGGTGGATCAGACCGTTTTACCTGTACCCCCAACAAGTCACGGATGACCTCCTCGACCTCTACGCCGGGGAAGAAAAGATCACGAAGTATATCGACATGCCGCTTCAACACATCAATGACCGGATGCTTAAACGCATGCATCGGCTGGGCAATCGCGCTGCCATTGAGTCTCTCGTCGATCGTATCCGGACCCGCATCCCCACGGTGGCCTTTCGAACAGCCTTTATTGTCGGCTTCCCGGGAGAAACCGATGCCGCCTATACCGAGCTTCGCGATTACGTGGAACGGGCGGAGTTTGACCGCGTTGCGGTGTTTCTTTATTCGGATGAAGAAGGCACTGGGGCAGTCGGCCTCGACGAAAAAGTCGAGCGGGACGTCATGGATGAGCGCCGTAACGAGATCCTCTCCATTCAGGAGTCGATTTCAGCCGCCAAAGGAAGGGCTACAGTCGGTTCCATCATCGAGGTACTGGTCGATGGACGATCCGAGGAAACGGAACATGTTCTGGAAGGCCGCCACGAGGGGCTCGCTCCTGAAATCGATGGTGTCGTCTACATCGACGAGGGCCCGTCTGATACCACACCACAGGGCCCAGCCCGTCACAACGTCTCCTCTCCCACACCTGGTGAGTTCTGTAAGGTCGAGATTACCGATGCCGCAGCCTTTGACCTCGTCGGGCGCATCGTCACGGCTCCCGTCTAG
- the gcvP gene encoding aminomethyl-transferring glycine dehydrogenase: MTTQNWRQPTDDFIHRHLGPTEADIQEMLATLGLLSLDTLTDTAIPPDIRFRRALDVPAGDGEQAVLARLKDIASQNKVYRSLIGMGYYDCVTPGVIQRNILENPAWYTQYTPYQAEISQGRLEALVNFQTMVADLTGLPLANASLLDEATAAAEAMAMCYTIARNTGDERNEFFVSHDCHPQTLAVLQTRAEPLGIVIKTGVASSVDCSHPQLCGLLLQYPATDGYVSDFSTLVTQAHEAGVLVAVATDLLALTLLRSPGEFGADIAVGSTQRFGVSIGFGGPHAAFLATREEYKRQVPGRLVGVSKDVTGKPAIRLSLQTREQHIRREKATSNICTAQVLLAVMAAMYAVYHGPDGLRRIAERVHGLTLLLAEGLRRLGFDVLPKVFFDTVRIPVPKAQADQIATRANEHGVNFRHYEDGSIGISLDEVSSEEEVHRLLHIFVGHDQLPFRLSDLADTIDLNYSSPLARTSKYLTHEVFHRYHSEHEMLRYLHRLQAKDLSLVHSMIPLGSCTMKLNGTTEMLPVTWPEFARLHPFAPIEQTHGYRTLFEQLESWLSEIAGFAAFSLQPNAGSQGEYSGLMMIRAYHRAKGETHRDVCLIPVSAHGTNPASAAMVGMTVVVIACDRNGNVDVADLEAKAAQYRDRLSALMLTYPSTHGVFEASVRRICQIVHTHGGQVYIDGANMTAMVGLCRLGDIGADVCHLNLHKTFCIPHGGGGPGVGPIGVARHLVPFLPGHPVVKLGGPQAIGPVSAAPFGSPGILPISWVYIALMGRDGLTKATQVAILNANYMAKRMEKYYPILYRGDSGLVAHEFILDLREFKESAGVEAMDVAKRLMDYGFHAPTVSFPVAGTLMIEPTESEAKSELDRFCEALILIRAEIQEIVDGRQPRTNNVLKNAPHTAASVTATEWDRPYSREQAAFPAPWLRSSKFWPSVSRIDEAYGDRHLVCSCPPIETYQN; encoded by the coding sequence ATGACCACTCAGAATTGGCGCCAACCGACTGATGACTTTATTCACCGGCACCTAGGTCCCACCGAGGCCGATATTCAGGAGATGCTGGCCACATTGGGCCTGCTGTCGCTCGACACATTGACCGATACCGCCATTCCTCCTGATATTCGATTTCGGCGAGCTCTTGACGTTCCAGCCGGTGACGGCGAGCAGGCCGTCCTGGCCCGCCTGAAAGACATCGCATCCCAAAATAAGGTCTATCGATCGTTGATCGGCATGGGGTACTACGATTGCGTCACCCCGGGCGTGATCCAGCGAAATATTCTAGAAAACCCGGCTTGGTATACGCAATACACCCCCTACCAAGCCGAGATCTCACAAGGCCGCTTAGAAGCGCTTGTGAACTTCCAGACCATGGTGGCGGACTTGACCGGTCTCCCGCTGGCGAATGCCTCGCTGTTGGATGAAGCGACCGCTGCAGCCGAAGCGATGGCGATGTGTTACACGATCGCCCGCAACACCGGCGATGAACGAAATGAATTCTTTGTCTCGCACGACTGCCATCCACAGACCTTGGCAGTGTTGCAGACCAGAGCCGAGCCTCTGGGTATCGTCATCAAGACCGGTGTCGCCTCGTCCGTTGATTGTTCGCATCCTCAGCTGTGCGGCCTATTGTTACAGTATCCGGCCACAGACGGCTATGTGAGTGATTTCAGCACATTGGTTACACAGGCGCATGAGGCTGGTGTTCTCGTCGCGGTTGCCACTGACCTTCTCGCCCTGACCTTGCTCCGCTCACCTGGGGAATTCGGCGCTGACATTGCCGTCGGTTCGACACAGCGCTTCGGTGTTTCCATCGGCTTCGGTGGACCCCATGCTGCGTTTCTGGCGACCAGAGAGGAATACAAACGGCAGGTGCCGGGTCGCCTCGTTGGTGTCTCGAAGGATGTGACCGGCAAACCAGCCATCAGGCTTTCGCTTCAAACGAGGGAGCAACATATTCGGCGTGAGAAAGCCACCAGTAATATCTGCACCGCTCAAGTCTTGTTAGCCGTCATGGCCGCCATGTATGCGGTGTACCACGGGCCGGACGGGTTGCGTCGGATTGCCGAACGTGTACACGGCCTTACGTTGCTATTGGCTGAAGGACTGCGTCGGCTTGGATTCGACGTATTGCCGAAAGTCTTCTTCGATACGGTTCGGATACCGGTCCCCAAAGCTCAAGCTGATCAAATAGCGACCAGGGCGAACGAACACGGAGTCAATTTCCGACATTATGAAGACGGTTCCATTGGCATTTCACTCGATGAAGTCAGCTCCGAGGAAGAAGTGCACCGTCTCCTGCACATCTTCGTCGGGCATGACCAGTTGCCGTTCCGTCTTTCCGATCTCGCTGACACCATCGATCTCAACTACTCGTCCCCCTTGGCCAGGACGAGCAAATACTTGACGCATGAGGTCTTCCATCGCTACCACTCCGAGCACGAGATGCTCCGCTATCTCCACAGACTACAGGCCAAAGATCTTTCTCTTGTCCACTCCATGATCCCGCTGGGTTCCTGCACTATGAAGCTGAACGGCACCACGGAAATGCTGCCGGTCACGTGGCCGGAGTTCGCTCGTTTGCACCCCTTCGCGCCAATTGAACAAACACATGGTTATCGGACGTTGTTCGAACAACTCGAATCGTGGTTGTCTGAGATTGCCGGATTTGCAGCGTTCTCGCTCCAACCGAACGCGGGGTCACAGGGCGAATATTCGGGCCTGATGATGATTCGGGCATACCACCGAGCGAAGGGAGAAACACACCGAGACGTCTGCTTAATCCCCGTATCAGCCCACGGCACGAATCCCGCTAGCGCCGCCATGGTCGGCATGACGGTGGTGGTCATCGCATGTGATCGAAACGGAAACGTGGATGTCGCCGACTTGGAAGCCAAGGCCGCTCAATATCGAGATCGACTATCAGCCTTGATGCTCACCTATCCGTCAACTCACGGGGTGTTTGAAGCAAGTGTGCGGCGCATTTGCCAAATCGTCCATACCCATGGCGGTCAAGTCTATATCGACGGGGCCAATATGACTGCCATGGTGGGCCTCTGCCGCCTAGGGGACATCGGGGCGGACGTCTGCCATCTCAACCTCCATAAGACATTTTGTATTCCCCATGGAGGTGGAGGGCCCGGTGTGGGACCGATTGGAGTGGCACGGCATCTCGTGCCCTTTCTTCCTGGGCATCCCGTGGTCAAGCTTGGTGGGCCTCAAGCCATTGGTCCTGTGTCGGCAGCTCCGTTCGGCAGCCCGGGCATCCTTCCGATTTCCTGGGTGTACATCGCCTTGATGGGGCGGGACGGATTGACCAAAGCCACACAGGTGGCCATCCTCAATGCCAACTACATGGCCAAGCGGATGGAAAAATATTACCCCATTCTGTATCGGGGCGATTCCGGATTGGTGGCTCACGAGTTCATCCTGGATCTCCGTGAATTCAAGGAGAGCGCCGGGGTCGAAGCGATGGATGTCGCCAAGCGATTGATGGACTACGGCTTCCATGCCCCAACCGTGTCGTTCCCGGTGGCCGGTACCCTCATGATCGAACCGACAGAAAGCGAAGCCAAGAGCGAACTCGATCGGTTCTGCGAGGCGCTCATCCTGATCCGCGCCGAAATTCAGGAGATCGTCGACGGCCGCCAGCCGCGCACGAATAATGTGCTCAAGAACGCCCCTCATACCGCCGCGAGTGTGACGGCCACGGAATGGGATCGTCCCTATAGCCGGGAACAGGCGGCATTTCCCGCACCCTGGCTGAGAAGCAGCAAGTTCTGGCCGAGCGTGAGCCGTATCGACGAGGCCTATGGCGACCGCCATCTGGTGTGCAGCTGTCCGCCGATTGAGACGTATCAGAACTAG
- a CDS encoding DegQ family serine endoprotease: MSSHLRRKVGSAIGIGLMSGVVVWGGYSLSAPQASSAPTSTPAAAVITTPASGFTDVARQVTPAVVNITTVMTERVSDGSPLPDELRDRMEEFFGKPFDPRRRGPQPPGEHRGPRRGQGSGVIISADGYVLTNNHVIDKAYEVRVTLPDKREFKGKIIGADPKSDLAVVKINASSLPAIPWGDASQLQVGEYVLAVGNPFGLNSTVTLGIVSAVGRGHMGITQYEDFIQTDAAINPGNSGGALVNTRGELVGINTAIFSQTGGYQGVGFAVSTTMAKPIYESLVKTGKVVRGYLGIGLQDLNQDLATSFSMKDSKGALVSDVKEDSPADQAGLKQGDVIIEYQGILIEDGVALQRMVTRTPVGSKVPVKVMRDGRARDLTVRVGEQPELEKVAKKVESGEHDYALAGLSVEDLNQNTARELGIKGKAQGVVVTSVDPDSGAERAGLVPGDVIQEVNRRPVKSVKEFEKVSSDLKKGDSILMLVNRRGGSLFLSAKI, from the coding sequence ATGTCATCACATCTGCGTAGGAAGGTCGGGTCCGCGATCGGAATCGGTCTCATGAGTGGAGTCGTGGTTTGGGGTGGGTACTCGTTGAGTGCGCCCCAGGCATCCAGTGCGCCGACTTCAACTCCAGCGGCCGCGGTCATCACAACTCCCGCGAGCGGGTTCACAGACGTCGCAAGGCAAGTTACACCAGCGGTTGTCAATATTACGACGGTCATGACTGAAAGGGTTTCGGACGGATCCCCTCTCCCCGATGAACTACGAGACCGTATGGAGGAATTTTTCGGCAAACCCTTTGACCCACGGCGTCGGGGGCCGCAACCTCCCGGGGAACATCGAGGACCTCGAAGGGGTCAGGGATCAGGCGTGATCATCTCTGCTGACGGATATGTGTTGACCAACAATCATGTGATCGACAAGGCTTATGAAGTACGCGTCACGCTTCCCGACAAGCGAGAATTCAAGGGCAAGATTATCGGAGCTGATCCGAAAAGCGACCTCGCTGTGGTCAAGATCAACGCCAGCAGTCTTCCCGCCATACCATGGGGCGATGCGTCACAACTACAGGTCGGTGAGTATGTCTTGGCGGTCGGTAATCCCTTCGGGTTGAATTCCACCGTGACGCTCGGGATCGTCAGCGCTGTTGGCCGCGGCCATATGGGGATCACTCAGTACGAAGACTTTATTCAGACGGATGCCGCTATTAATCCCGGTAACTCAGGCGGCGCACTGGTCAACACCAGAGGTGAGCTTGTCGGTATCAATACAGCCATCTTTTCGCAGACGGGTGGGTATCAAGGAGTGGGCTTCGCGGTCTCTACAACGATGGCCAAGCCGATCTATGAGAGCCTTGTCAAGACCGGTAAGGTGGTCCGAGGGTATCTGGGGATCGGTCTTCAAGACTTGAACCAGGATCTGGCAACGTCCTTCAGTATGAAGGATTCGAAAGGCGCCTTGGTGAGCGACGTCAAGGAAGACAGCCCGGCTGACCAAGCTGGACTTAAGCAGGGCGATGTGATCATTGAGTATCAGGGGATCCTGATTGAGGATGGTGTCGCACTGCAACGGATGGTCACCAGGACTCCAGTCGGCAGCAAGGTCCCGGTGAAGGTCATGCGCGATGGGCGCGCGCGGGATCTGACCGTGCGGGTCGGGGAGCAGCCGGAGCTGGAGAAAGTTGCGAAGAAGGTAGAAAGTGGAGAGCATGACTACGCCTTAGCCGGTCTGTCTGTTGAGGATTTGAATCAGAACACCGCGCGCGAGTTGGGCATCAAAGGCAAGGCTCAGGGAGTCGTCGTGACGAGCGTTGACCCGGACAGTGGTGCGGAAAGGGCCGGACTCGTACCTGGTGATGTCATTCAAGAGGTCAATCGGAGGCCGGTCAAGTCTGTAAAGGAATTTGAGAAGGTGTCTTCAGATTTGAAGAAGGGGGACAGCATCCTGATGCTGGTCAACCGCCGTGGGGGATCACTGTTTCTGTCAGCAAAGATCTAA
- a CDS encoding nuclear transport factor 2 family protein, which produces MVATKQGTAERTEKRAPPRFSMVKAIVILFVLGTTVAIGYAGYAIFKNQSLVNKFLAPHLPTSQPSVVLTDSQLKPLQPDVRLTREGIDHLLDALDEAVRRKDVDGVLRHIAHDVTITIHLKQGPQQQMAMLTREDYRKTLAMSFAFPSAHDFTRTNTSVSLAVDERSAKVSFKSTETLRQANREFKTEGEETLVFMIRDGKPMITSLEQTFPGDST; this is translated from the coding sequence ATGGTCGCCACGAAGCAGGGGACCGCTGAGCGAACCGAGAAGCGAGCGCCGCCACGCTTCTCGATGGTAAAAGCCATCGTGATTCTCTTTGTGCTGGGCACCACAGTGGCCATCGGATACGCAGGGTACGCGATTTTCAAGAATCAGAGTCTGGTCAACAAGTTTCTGGCTCCCCATCTTCCAACAAGTCAGCCCAGCGTGGTGCTCACAGATTCGCAGTTGAAGCCCCTCCAGCCCGATGTCCGTCTGACTCGTGAAGGGATCGACCATCTTCTCGACGCACTCGACGAAGCGGTTCGACGAAAAGATGTCGACGGCGTCCTGCGCCACATTGCTCACGACGTGACCATCACCATTCATCTGAAACAAGGCCCGCAACAACAGATGGCCATGCTGACGCGGGAAGATTACCGAAAAACGCTCGCCATGAGCTTCGCCTTTCCCAGCGCCCACGACTTCACTCGTACGAATACGTCCGTGTCCTTGGCCGTCGATGAACGGAGCGCGAAAGTCTCCTTCAAGTCGACAGAGACGCTTCGCCAGGCCAATCGAGAATTCAAGACGGAAGGTGAGGAAACGCTGGTCTTCATGATCCGCGATGGCAAGCCCATGATTACCTCTCTCGAACAGACCTTCCCCGGCGATTCGACCTAA
- the purU gene encoding formyltetrahydrofolate deformylase, producing MSAQGKDSIILLIHCKDRRGIVARVSGFIHDFGGNILDSDHHTDKDTNDFLMRMEFATEGFQIPPDDISSAFAPIAKVYEMRCEVYPSSRRTRVGLLVSKQDHCLADLLQRHRRDELHIDIPVIISNHDTCASWAELFKIPFAVYPVTKETKPQQEQQVLALLKEHQVELVVMARYMQILTADFLAQVGCPVINIHHSFLPAFIGANPYRQAYDRGVKIIGTTAHYATQDLDEGPIIEQDVIRIGHRDTVDDLVRKGRDLEEVVLARAVRRHIERRVLVYGRKTVVFD from the coding sequence ATGTCGGCACAGGGAAAAGATTCGATCATTCTGTTGATCCATTGCAAAGACCGTAGAGGCATCGTGGCACGCGTGTCGGGATTCATTCATGATTTCGGCGGCAACATCCTGGATTCGGACCATCACACTGACAAGGACACGAACGATTTTCTCATGCGCATGGAGTTCGCCACGGAGGGATTCCAGATCCCACCAGACGACATTTCGTCCGCCTTTGCTCCCATCGCGAAAGTGTATGAGATGCGCTGTGAAGTGTATCCGTCCAGCCGACGAACACGCGTTGGTCTGCTGGTCTCGAAACAAGATCACTGTCTCGCCGACCTCCTCCAGCGGCACCGCCGAGACGAACTGCACATCGATATTCCCGTTATCATTTCAAATCACGACACCTGTGCGAGCTGGGCAGAGCTCTTCAAGATTCCGTTCGCCGTCTATCCTGTGACGAAGGAGACCAAGCCGCAGCAGGAACAGCAGGTCTTAGCGCTCCTGAAAGAGCACCAGGTGGAGCTCGTGGTGATGGCTCGCTATATGCAAATCCTCACTGCGGATTTTTTGGCTCAGGTCGGCTGCCCAGTCATCAATATTCACCATTCCTTTCTGCCGGCCTTTATCGGAGCCAATCCCTACCGGCAGGCCTACGACCGCGGCGTCAAGATCATTGGGACGACGGCACACTACGCAACTCAAGATTTGGATGAAGGGCCGATCATCGAACAAGACGTGATTCGCATCGGACATCGAGATACCGTGGACGATCTCGTACGGAAAGGACGCGACTTGGAGGAGGTCGTGCTGGCGCGCGCCGTGCGGCGCCACATTGAGCGGCGTGTGTTAGTCTACGGCAGAAAGACGGTCGTGTTTGATTGA
- a CDS encoding HAMP domain-containing protein yields MPLRVRLTLWYGTALALVLIIFSVVLYAITARSLRDTVDESLEDTAMTAVRSLEERGFLPLISEEELLSQFPELTRIDKFFQIFSPSGTITIRSPNIKQHEVPLSRTALDATLAGQKIFESAKYPKEPPLRLISVPIVYRGNLLYIVQVGTSMESVGETLQRFLVLLVVAIPIALAVSLAGGWFLAGRALRPVDKITLAAQRIAAGDLSQRLSMPAAHDEIGRLADTFNNMIGRLDTSFRQIRQFTSDASHELRTPLTVMKGETDLVLRRPRLLDDYKSVLESNLEEIDRMTRIVDELLFLSRADMGEVRVESLPVAMESLVEDIHRQAKLLAQDRHIEVLLGTVMPVVVQGDDLRLRELLLNLVENAMKYSHSDGKVEIALLNDGREARLSVTDHGIGIAPADHKKIFQRFFRTDVARGHTKKGTGLGLAICAWIAELQKGRIEVKSDLGQGSTFTVVLPLAHPTA; encoded by the coding sequence ATGCCGCTACGCGTCCGGCTGACCCTGTGGTATGGGACCGCCCTAGCCCTGGTCTTGATCATTTTCTCCGTCGTGCTGTACGCCATTACGGCGAGAAGTCTCCGCGACACCGTCGATGAATCGTTGGAAGATACGGCCATGACGGCGGTGCGGTCGCTCGAAGAGCGAGGATTTCTTCCACTGATCAGCGAAGAGGAACTGCTCTCGCAATTTCCTGAACTGACGCGAATCGATAAGTTCTTCCAGATCTTCAGCCCCTCTGGCACGATCACGATCCGTTCTCCGAATATCAAACAACACGAAGTTCCGCTGAGCCGAACCGCCCTTGATGCCACGTTGGCCGGACAGAAAATTTTTGAGTCGGCCAAGTATCCTAAGGAGCCTCCGCTGAGGCTGATTTCCGTGCCGATCGTGTATCGAGGCAATCTCCTGTACATCGTGCAGGTCGGTACGTCGATGGAATCGGTTGGAGAGACACTCCAGCGCTTCCTGGTGCTGCTGGTTGTGGCAATCCCCATCGCCCTGGCTGTGTCTCTGGCAGGGGGATGGTTCTTGGCAGGACGCGCGTTACGGCCTGTCGATAAGATTACCCTTGCGGCGCAGCGCATTGCCGCTGGGGACTTGAGTCAACGCCTGAGCATGCCGGCGGCTCACGACGAAATCGGCCGCCTGGCCGACACCTTCAATAATATGATTGGCCGACTGGATACGTCGTTTCGCCAGATTCGTCAATTCACCAGCGATGCCTCGCATGAGTTGCGGACTCCTCTGACGGTGATGAAAGGCGAAACAGACCTGGTGTTGCGGCGCCCTCGTTTGCTCGACGACTATAAATCGGTACTGGAGAGCAATCTGGAAGAAATTGATCGAATGACGCGAATCGTCGACGAACTGTTGTTTCTCTCACGTGCCGACATGGGTGAAGTCAGAGTGGAGTCGCTGCCTGTCGCCATGGAGTCGCTGGTGGAGGATATTCATCGTCAGGCCAAGTTGCTTGCGCAGGACCGCCATATTGAAGTCCTGTTGGGAACCGTCATGCCAGTGGTGGTTCAGGGCGACGACTTGCGGCTTCGTGAGCTGCTGCTCAATCTCGTCGAGAATGCGATGAAGTATTCGCATTCTGACGGGAAGGTCGAGATCGCGCTGTTGAATGACGGTCGGGAGGCCAGGTTGTCGGTGACAGACCATGGGATCGGTATTGCCCCTGCTGATCATAAGAAGATTTTCCAACGCTTCTTCCGCACCGACGTTGCCCGAGGCCATACCAAGAAGGGGACGGGTCTCGGCCTCGCCATCTGTGCCTGGATTGCGGAGTTGCAGAAGGGCCGGATAGAAGTCAAAAGCGATCTTGGTCAGGGATCGACCTTCACCGTTGTCTTACCGCTCGCTCACCCCACTGCTTAG
- a CDS encoding gamma carbonic anhydrase family protein yields the protein MIRTFQGIRPTIPTSCFIEETAVVIGDVVMGEGCSVWFNAVIRGDVHYIRIGERTNVQDLCMLHVTHDTHPLIIGSDVTIGHNVVLHGCTIQDRVLVGMGAVIMDGAVIGEDSVVGAGSLVVEGTVVPPKSVILGSPGRVRRGASEAELAWIKESAANYMKYARQYMDDSSKPPTGFRL from the coding sequence ATGATTCGAACTTTTCAGGGCATCAGACCGACGATCCCCACATCATGCTTTATTGAAGAAACCGCTGTCGTGATCGGCGATGTGGTCATGGGGGAGGGTTGCAGTGTGTGGTTCAACGCCGTCATCCGGGGCGATGTCCACTACATCCGGATCGGAGAACGGACGAATGTCCAGGACCTCTGCATGCTTCATGTGACGCACGACACCCACCCGCTCATCATCGGCAGCGACGTCACGATTGGCCATAATGTTGTGCTGCATGGGTGTACGATTCAGGATCGCGTGCTGGTCGGAATGGGCGCGGTCATTATGGACGGGGCAGTGATCGGGGAAGACTCCGTTGTGGGTGCCGGCTCCTTGGTGGTGGAAGGAACGGTGGTTCCTCCGAAGAGCGTCATCCTTGGCTCGCCCGGTCGGGTGCGGCGTGGCGCGTCGGAGGCCGAACTCGCCTGGATCAAAGAGTCAGCCGCCAATTACATGAAATATGCCCGGCAGTATATGGACGACTCGTCGAAGCCGCCGACCGGATTTAGACTTTAG